In the genome of Phacochoerus africanus isolate WHEZ1 chromosome 10, ROS_Pafr_v1, whole genome shotgun sequence, one region contains:
- the LAMTOR3 gene encoding ragulator complex protein LAMTOR3 codes for MADDLKRFLYKKLPSVEGLHAIVVSDRDGVPVIKVANDNAPEHALRPGFLSTFALATDQGSKLGLSKNKSIICYYNTYQVVQFNRLPLVVSFIASSNANTGLIVSLEKELAPLFEELRQVVEVS; via the exons gACCTAAAACGATTCCTGTATAAAAAATTGCCAAG tgTTGAGGGGCTCCATGCTATTGTTGTGTCAGATAGAGATGGCGTCCCCGTCATTAAAG TGGCCAATGATAATGCTCCAGAGCATGCTTTGAGACCTGGTTTTCTATCTACTTTTGCCCTTGCAACAGATCAAGGGAGCAAACTTggactttcaaaaaataaaagtatcatcTGTTACTATAATACCTACCAG GTGGTTCAATTCAATCGTTTACCTTTGGTGGTGAGTTTCATAGCCAGCAGCAATGCCAATACAG GACTCATTGTCAGCCTAGAAAAGGAACTTGCTCCATTATTTGAAGAATTGAGACAAGTTGTGGAAGTTTCTTAA